Part of the Balaenoptera acutorostrata chromosome 17, mBalAcu1.1, whole genome shotgun sequence genome, GGCCGAGCAGAGGACTCGAGGAGGTCCAGGGTGGGCTTGGGGTGGGCCTTACTGCGCGTCTCAGGACAAGACGAGACGACTGGGCGGGACTGGGGGTGCCACAGAGCCCAGGCATGGCTGTAGGTCAGTGCCCCTCGGCCTGAGGCCAGGAGCTGTGAGGAGGGCCCCCACGTGCACAAGCCTGGCTCCACCCCAGCAGCCTTCTGCGCTTGGGACCAAACCCGTAGCTGGTCTAGCGGCCTGGCGGGAGCCACAGTGGGAGGGGCCGAGCCCAGGTGGCCAGACACAGCAGCCCAGCGCGGACTCGCTCTCCCCCTCAGACAGGCAGACGTGCCGCCAGCTCGACATCACCCCTCTGAGCGCCGCGGGCTTTAAACGGAGCCCCTAACCTGGCAACGCATCTGGCCTAGAGCCCACACCCCCGGCCTGGGGCCTGTGTTCTGCCACTTGCTGGGCCATCCCTGTGGGCCGGGTCCTTGTTCTCCGCATGGCCCTGCCTcacagcccagccccacccagagggacgtgggggaaaggaggaaggggcaaGAGGTGCCCACTGTGCAGATGGGGCCGGGCCACCCCCATGGCATCTTAAGAAGTGTGGTTTCACTCCCCATTGTATGAcacttttcttattataaaatattagatatTCATGccaggaacaaggtaaaaaccctggTAGATAAACGCCCCCAGCACATGGCTAGGCTGCCCCTGGTGACGTCTTGCCCACAGTCCCTCCAGACTTTTGCTTCTATGTGCATAGATGGTTGCATTTAAGactgagtttttaaattataaaagtcacataataGTATAGAGAATTGGGGGCCTCTCTGGGTCATGCCCTCCCATCTCAGCCGACCCTGGAGGGCCGTGGCAGGGACCGCCCCCTGCTCTGGGCGCACCCACTGCTCCACAGTTCTTTACCTAGTCACCAAGCCCTGGGCAATAGGCGCGTCTCCGCTCCCTGAGCCCAGCCCTCCCGGTTTCTCCTCGCACTGGAGGCTCCCCACCTCCGCCGCCCCaatccccgcccccgcccagctCTGCGCCACAACCCCCGCCAGGAGGCCGGACCTGGGCAGGTGGGCAGCTGGAGCCCGGACGCCTAATGCGGTGCGGGCCTGGCGGCCCTCTGGCCCTGAGCGCCCCTCCCACCCCGGGTCCCTCCAACCAACCCCTGAGTCCCAGGCCTCACCCGTCCCGTAGCTCAGGCCCCCATACTAGGGTCCCTGGCGCCCCCACTTCGCTGGCCTGCGCGCGACTCCCTCCCCACCTGCGCCGCACACCCTTGGAGTCGGGCGTCCCGCGGTGGATGCCGCCGCACGGAGGTGCCAGCAACTTTGTTGACTAAATTCCTGAACCCGCCTGAACCGCGGAGCTAAAAATAACCGGCTCTCCCGCGCAGCGCCCGGCCAGGCCGCGCAGTGTCACCCGTGTCGGGAGACCGGAATGTCCCGGCGCCACCACGCTAGCGGGGCTGGACGCGGGCTCCCGGCCGGCCGGAAAACAACCTGGGAAGGGGCTGCCGGGTCACGGCCAGCTGGGCTGCAGGGGAAGGAGGCACCGAGGAGCACCCCCTGCTCCCCGAGACTCTGTGGCCGCCCCGTCGCGGACGCGAGGCCTCGGAGGCCTCGGGCCCGGTCCCGCGCCCCCCGCGCGCCCCGCGCCCTCTGCCCGTGCAGTCCCCCGAGGTGGCCACTAGagggccctgcccctcctctccctggaggCGGGTCACCACCCCTTCCCACAGCTGTTCCCCGCAGGAGATTGACAGCTGGGCTCCGGTTGCCATGGGGATATGCAAATGAGAGCGCCGGGTCTGGGGCTCCGATTGGCCCGGAGGCGCGTACTCTTCCCAGAAAGGCGGGCCCAGGCGCCCGGCACTATAAGGGAGAGCGCGCAGCTCGGCACTCGGCGGTGGAGGCGGGGTCGGCTGTACGCGGGCGGAGCGAGGGGAACCTGAGCAGCCGGAGGCGGTGGCCGCACCGCCACCCGCCGGGCCACCGCCCGGCCACCGGCTCGGGAACAGGGCACCGCGGCCGGCCTGCACCCACCGGGGAGCGACCCAGGGCTGCCCGAGAGGCCCTACCGGCGGCGTCCCCAGTGGCCACCCCTGAGTTGGCTGCGTGAAACTTTTCCCCGCGCGCTTCGGCTCGGAGCCCACGCCTCTCGCCGCCGCCCCGGCAGGGACCCGCCGCCCGTGGGGAGCGAAGGGGGGGGAGAGGCCCGTGgctccccccccccgcctcctGTTGGGGCTCAGCCGGGCGAGGCGGCGGGCTCCCCCGGGCGATGGCCGCGGAGCTGGCGATGGGCGCCGAGCTGCCCAGCAGCCCGCTGGCCATCGAGTACGTCAATGACTTCGACCTGATGAAGTTCGAGGTGAAGAAGGAGCCGCCCGAGGCCGAGCGCTTCTGCCACCGTCTGCCGCCCGGCTCGCTATCCTCGACGCCGCTCAGCACGCCCTGCTCCTCCGTGCCCTCCTCGCCCAGCTTCTGCGCGCCCAGCCCGGGCACCGGCGGCGGCGCGGGGGGCGGCGGCGGTGCGGTGCAGGCCGGGGCTGCCCCGGGgccggcaagcgggggccccggCGCCGTCGGGGGCGCCTCGGGGAAGCCGGCGCTGGAGGATCTGTACTGGATGAGCGGCTACCAGCACCACCTGAACCCCGAGGCGCTCAACCTGACGCCCGAGGACGCGGTGGAGGCGCTCATCGGCAGCGGCCATCACACCGGGCACCACGGCGCGCACCACCACCCAGAGGCCGCCGCGGCCTACGAGGCCTTCCGGGGCCAGGTCTTCTCGGGCGGCGGTGGCGCGGACGACATGGGCGCCGGCCACCACCACGGCACGCACCACGCcgcccaccaccatcaccaccaccaccaccaccacggcGGCGCGGGCCATGGCGGCGGCGGCACGGGCCACCACGTGCGCCTGGAGGAGCGCTTCTCCGACGACCAGCTGGTGTCCATGTCCGTGCGCGAGCTGAACAGGCAGCTCCGCGGCTTCAGTAAGGAGGAGGTCATCCGGCTGAAGCAGAAGCGGCGCACGCTCAAGAACCGCGGCTACGCTCAGTCGTGCCGCTTCAAGCGGGTGCAGCAGCGGCACATTCTGGAGAGCGAGAAGTGCCAGCTCCAGAGCCAGGTGGAGCAGCTGAAGCTGGAGGTGGGGCGCCTGGCCAAGGAGCGGGACCTGTACAAGGAGAAATACGAGAAGCTGGCCGGCCGGGGCGGCCCCGGGGGCGCGGGCGGAGCCGGCTTCCCGCGGGAGTCCTCGCCGGGAGTCGGGGCCAAGGGCGCTTCCGACTTCTTCCTGTGAGCACCGGACCCCGAGCCCGCGCCGCCGCCGAGAAGAGGCTCGCGCGGGCGGCCCGGGGCCTCGGCTCGGACTCCGCGGCCCGGACTCCGCGGCCCAGGGCGAGGACGCACGGCCGGGCCGAGGCGCCCGCCGCGCGCGGGCGCCCGCGTTAACGCCGCCGCCTCCGGCCGGGCCGGCCCCGCGAGCCCCGCTGCGACGTCTGCAGGCTCCGGACTGGAGGCCCCTTCCCGCGGCTCGGCCTCCTCGCTCCCGGCCCGCGCACCTTACCGGGTGGCCGTCCTGACGCTGCCACGACTCCTCTGCTCGGAGCGCGGCGATTCCCGGGAGAGTTGGGCCGGGTCGAAGTCCTTCCTGGCGTCCGCTTGTACATACGTGAGGTGCGGTTCTGCGCCCAACCTCACCCGGACCGCCGCGAGGGCCTCCGCCGCCGCCCCGCGCTCCTTCGCGCTCCTTCGTTTCCTTTCTTTTGGCCTCCTTACCCTGCCCTTTTCTACTCCTTTTTAAAGCGGTCTTATTTTCgaagtatttatatttattttgctcggtgattagaaaagaaaaccctAGAGGAAGCTCCCTGCTTCCCGGCCGGGGTTGCCCTCGGACGTCGCGTGTCCCAGCATGTGTCGCTCGCTCGGAGGggcctggcccctgcctgccctcctgcctgcctgcctgccccccaccctgccgCTGGCGTCCCCTAGAGATTGAAGCCGAGGAGCATTATCTATGCTGTGTTCAGTCCTGCTGCCCTACTGTACTCcacggggggaggggggtgggagctGGCCCGGACTCCCGAGCTGCTATTTCTCTATGCACCAGATCGTATTTATGACTCCCGGGaaaatatatcttattttaaCCCTCAagagaagtgaaagaaaaaaagtaatgcaCAGTATTtctagcagaaaaaaaatttttttaaagaggaggtTTCGCCTGAATCTCCTGGCATGGGGGCGGGTGGAGAAAgtgtttttactttaatttaaaatgtgtttcgtTTTTTGTGGATTCTTGTTTTAAGAGCTGATCACTTTTTGGAGTAGCCGGAAGAGAGGGTGGGGAGGCCGGTGCTCCGGCCCCTGCAAGCCCCCAGCCCCGGACTGCAGCCCGTCGTGCACTCCTTCAGCACCTGCTTCTGCTGGGCGCAGGAGACTCCAACTCGTTGCAAGTTTCGTTGTGTTGTATTTCGttgggttcttttttcttttgctacgaaactgaagaaagaaaaaaacacacacaaaataaatccGTTTAGATCCAAAAGTCACTGGAACCTGGCTGGTTTTTCTGTGGCTTTCGTTTTTGCCATATTTCTTCCTgaatagaaagaaaaggaggtCCCTGAACTGGGCCCTGCCTTAGCTCTGGGTGACCCGCCTGGGCCGACCGGGAGAGACTGACCAGAGTTGTTAAAAAAAGGCTGCTGTCAGGGCCCGACCCGCAGGCACCTGCCCTGCCACCCCTGGGCTGCCCCACTGGGAGGAGGGCCGCACAGGGTGGCCTCGGCCCCGCTAAGGCAGGATGCGGCCCGGTGCGTGAGGCCATCCTTGGTGGCGACCCCACACACAGCGCCGTTGCGTCCTGGTGGCAAATGCTGTCCTCAGCTCTTCTGAGCCTGCGGTCTCCCACCTGCAGGGCCGAGGCCTGAACTGCGAGGGCACCAGGGAGGGCGGCACCTCTGGAAACGTCATGCTAAGAGAGCTGGGGCCACCGTAAGATACTTGACTGCTAACCTCTGTTCACAACGGGATGGGGGATGGAGTCCGGTGAAGTCTGTGGTTTgcacatttggagaagagcttgCCACAGAACTCGCCAAGGCTCCCCGCTTTTCTGTCTGGGGACAGCAAGGCTCCTCCTCGGGGCTGGGACAACTGCAGGTCCCGCGAGGATGTCGCCTGAGTTTGTTTTAGTGTCTCCGTCTGCAAGACAGAGAAAAGCCGAGGGCTGCCCCCTCCCTCTTTGCCTTAGAATGAAACTTAGAACCGAGAGGTTGGGTCTCCGTGAGGGTTTGAGCAAAATCCCCAAACCCAGGGGCTGAGTCCTCCAAGCCCCCAGGGAGGGGAGCGAGCTGCCCTCTCCGCAGGCAAAAAACGCTGGTGCAGAGAGAAGTAGAAGTGTGGGCGTGGGGGAGTGAGTTAAGGGGACCAGTTGGGGAGACTGTAGCGTGGCGAGGGGGAGAGGGGGCACCCGGCGGGTCCCAGCCAACCTCAGGACGGCCCCGAGGCTCAGACTTTTGCCGACGACGAGGGGCCCAGAGTCTGGGTGCGTGCGAGGGCGGTCTGCTGGTTGGTTTTGATGAGGGCACCTTAGTTTCCACTGCTGCCGCCTGAGGGGCCATTGGCGAGCCATCCTCCTGGCAGAGAAAGCGGATGGCCGGCTGAGGGCCAGGCAGCCTGACGGTCTTCTTCTGCGGGGAGGGGTTGGTGGGCAGGGAGCCGCGCTCATCCCTCTGCCTCCAGCACCCCAGGCCTCTCAGAGCCCAGTACTCGGGGCCTGGACCgggcagtggggctggggtggggcggggaggctCGGGAAGtacccccgcccccgcgccccaGTGCTTGGGTTCCTCTGCAGGGCGGGCCTGAGCGAGAGGCTGAGTGCTGGGTTTGGTTTcactttcctcttctattttcttttgctttttcctccctgctttcctctttctttttccttcctttcttcccccacctcttctttcctctggTTTTCCCTCTAGGATAAGATGGAGAAGACCAATGAACATGGAGGACAGGGAAATTAttgggggaggcaggaggagcgCTTATTTTTGTGTTTAGAGACAGATCTTTTCCAAAAAGCTTTCAGGGGATCCACGAACTCCTGCGGGAAAGCAGCCAGCCTGTGGAAAGCATCTCTGAGTCCCTGGAGCACCTCTGAGTCCTCCAGGAGTGCAGAGCTTAGGCTCCCTACCTGTTCCCTCCTCCTAGCGGGGCGCCGTCGGGCAGGTGCTGGGGGCGGAGCTTCTGCCCGCGGGGGAGGTGCTGCTGcagccgggggcggggcggggcggggcccggggtgggggcgggagagGGAGGTGTGTGGTGGAGCGACTCCACCTCACTGGGCCTGGGGCCACGAGAGCAGGGGGACCTCGGGCGTGTGACAGCCAGTGCTCAGGTGTGTCTCTATCTGCCTGTATGAGTGTGATGTGACTTGTGTCCCTGTAGGTGTGGGGAGGGCAGTGGCAGCACCGAGATCCCTGGAGCCACCGGGACGGGTCTGAGAGGGAGCTGGCGGGGCAGCGAGGGCCCCCGCCTGGGGTAGGGGTGACTGCAGTGCCCAGGCTGCAGGACAAGCCTCCACTCGACGCCCAGGTCCCTGGGCTGCTGTGCCAGCCTGGATGTTCACGGGGTCGTGGTGGTACCCTTGCCTTGGTCACTCCTGGCAGGGCCTATCCCAGAGCCTCGCACCCTGTCAGCTCACACCTCCATCCTCTGCCCTCCGGGAGGGCGCTCCCCAGAACCAGCATACAGACAGAATCTGCACCTAGCGGCCTTGGGGCCGCAAGCACCCTGGCCACCCCCTGACCCTGCCCCCACCTCTGGGGGGATCcattcttcattcctttgttacTTCATTCAGTTTGAGTCctaactctgtgccaggcccagtgGGGACCACAGCAGGGACCAAAATGACAGCCCTCACCCGGCGTTCCAAGGGAGAGAGACAATCACCCACCCAGTAAGCAAGTTCCTTAGACGGCAGCAGCGGCAGAGTGCCTGGAGGAAAGGAGGGGGTGGCGGTTCGGAGGGGTGGTCTAGGACATTAGAGCAGATTTGGGGCAGCCTGGAAGGCAGCATGAGGACCTCGTGTTCCCAGAGGGCCCAGGAGCTGCCCTCCGGGGGCCTGGGGGCTGAGTGAGCGGACTGTGACCCGTGGCCCTGGAGAGGACAGGgcagcatacacacacactggacACGTGCGCACTCATTACACTCGACATACACAGGTCCGCGCGTAGATGGCAGCGCAGCTGTGGCTCACACACGTGCACTCAATGCACTCCACACGCTCCCCCGCACGGCTGCCCCCCTGCGGGCGGTGGGCGGCAGGATAGAGTCCCTCTTCCCCGCCCTCGCCCACCACAGCTGTGCTCACTGCCGCCTGCTGGGATCCCCAGGGCCACCCCTGCACCgacagcctcagctcccagccccgggaGGCTGCCTGAGCTGAGGCCGCAGCACCCCACACCCCATCCAGGCCCTGCTCTGCCCCTGCATTTCAGGCCCTCACCCCACAGAGCACCCAGCTGGGCCTCATCTTCCCCTCCTGCAAGGATCCCTACACCCCAAACACACGCGAACACAGCACAGCTGCTGCCCTCGCCCTCCAGCTGGTTAAGGATTCCAGGAAAAACCCTGAGTTGGGATTCCAGGGGACCTAGACAGGCCCTAGGCCCCTTCCCCAGCTGCTGGCCCTAGGGGATGCTCAGGGCTGCTCGGTACTGGGGCCCCCACTTCAGTTCGCAGTCGGCagcgcccccctcccccgcctctctCCATTTCCACACCAGCCCAGCCCTCTGCGGCTGCGGGTGGCTGTCCGCTGGCCCCTCCCCGGCCTCCTATTTATAGCTGCTCCTGGGCGGGGCCAGCCAAGGCCAAGGTGTCCTCTTCCctggcctcccccctccccaggatgGGCGCACACGCAGACACGCACACGCAGATAGACACGGCCACACGCGTGGGCTGAGACATGTGCAAATGCACAGAcccacatacacacgcacacacaggacTGGACGTGCTCAGGAGCACACAGATCCAGGAGCCCATGACAGCACACACGGGACCTGCACAGACATGCACAGGGACCACGTGGGTTTTCTGTCCCAGGCCCAGGCCCTTCACCCCACGTCCTGGCCCTGGGGCCTCATGACCTCTGACACTGGCCACACCAGGCAAGTGCCACCCTCAGCTACTGCCCAGCCCCGGACCCTACGGCTGCCCCACCTGCCCCTTTGTCCTCTCTCTCTGGCCACCCTGGGTCCTCCGTGCCACTGGTGAGGTTCCAGGATGGAGGCCTCCTCCCGCAGCCTGGGCTAAGAGCAGCGGCCTCTTCAGGCTCACGCCGCGCCCCCCGTGTGGTAAaggccaggccctgccccagcgGGAACCATCACCAGTTGCACTGGACTGGGGGCTCCACGTCCAGAAGTCACTCTCTCAGCGGGTACCAGGTCCAGACCCGCGCTGGGCCCGCATAGTGCCAGGCCGGCCTGGCCTAGAAGGGcgcagggagctgtgaaggattCCGAGCTGCACACTGACCGGTGGGGAACTGGTGGGGCCGGGGCTGTGTGACCTGCCcaccaggcagggctgggagcctgGGGCCCAAGGAAGGGTCAAGCCATCCCATGGCACTGGCCCTGGGACTCTCTGGCCCCAGGCCGAGGGACTTGGAACAGGGTGAGCGTTGGGCGTCAGGACAAGAATGGTCTTCACCCAGACCCCAGTGGGCCTGGGTCTTCTCACCTCTAGCCGCTCGGGGAAGCAGACAAGTGGCAGGTTTGAGCTGGCCACAGAGATGACAGGCTGCGATGACAGGGGACACCCAGCACTTGAGGGAACAGTTGGGGGACAGGGAAGGGCCACCAGTCCTGTGGAGGTCCAAAGCTGTCCCCCCGCACAGCCCCTAGCCCTGCCTGCGGCTCTGACCCCACAggaccagctctgtctcctccctGGGCCACACTGTCAGCAGTTCCTGAGACCACAGACTCTGGCCACGGGCCAGGGAGGCCCTGCTGGGGTGCAAGGAACTTGGTCTCACCCCTGCTCTCCCAGATACAAGCCCAGCCGGCCTGGCCACCACAGGGACACCTCACCGGATGGAAGGAGGGCCAGCCTGGAGAAAAGTCTGCCTTTCCTCCAGGGGGAGgggactcattcat contains:
- the MAFA gene encoding transcription factor MafA isoform X1, with the translated sequence MAAELAMGAELPSSPLAIEYVNDFDLMKFEVKKEPPEAERFCHRLPPGSLSSTPLSTPCSSVPSSPSFCAPSPGTGGGAGGGGGAVQAGAAPGPASGGPGAVGGASGKPALEDLYWMSGYQHHLNPEALNLTPEDAVEALIGSGHHTGHHGAHHHPEAAAAYEAFRGQVFSGGGGADDMGAGHHHGTHHAAHHHHHHHHHHGGAGHGGGGTGHHVRLEERFSDDQLVSMSVRELNRQLRGFSKEEVIRLKQKRRTLKNRGYAQSCRFKRVQQRHILESEKCQLQSQVEQLKLEVGRLAKERDLYKEKYEKLAGRGGPGGAGGAGFPRESSPGVGAKGASDFFL
- the MAFA gene encoding transcription factor MafA isoform X2, producing MAAELAMGAELPSSPLAIEYVNDFDLMKFEVKKEPPEAERFCHRLPPGSLSSTPLSTPCSSVPSSPSFCAPSPGTGGGAGGGGGAVQAGAAPGPASGGPGAVGGASGKPALEDLYWMSGYQHHLNPEALNLTPEDAVEALIGSGHHTGHHGAHHHPEAAAAYEAFRGQVFSGGGGADDMGAGHHHGTHHAAHHHHHHHHHHGGAGHGGGGTGHHVRLEERFSDDQLVSMSVRELNRQLRGFSKEEVIRLKQKRRTLKNRGYAQSCRFKRVQQRHILESEKCQLQSQVEQLKLES